The proteins below come from a single Parageobacillus thermoglucosidasius genomic window:
- the pdaB gene encoding polysaccharide deacetylase family sporulation protein PdaB: protein MNFFYALNGRSLKNTLIVVLSAFFTAIILYAQGMDNPALSLSTGPKAIYKVKKSKEEISLTFDISWGDQNALHILDVLKQNGIKNATFFLSASWAERHPNIVKRIKEDGHEIGSMGYNFVNYTELESAKIRQDLMQAKKIFDTLGIKEITLLRPPSGNFNKNVLKIADSLGYTVVHWSVDSKDWLNPGVKKIVENVVNDMEAGDIVLLHASDSANQTAKALPKIIEAMKKSGYRNVSVSQLIANGEANSQEIN from the coding sequence GTGAATTTTTTCTATGCATTAAATGGACGATCATTAAAAAACACGCTTATTGTCGTTTTATCGGCATTTTTTACGGCAATTATTTTATATGCCCAAGGAATGGATAACCCCGCACTTTCTCTTTCCACTGGTCCAAAAGCAATTTATAAAGTGAAAAAAAGCAAAGAAGAGATATCGTTAACTTTTGACATCAGCTGGGGAGATCAAAACGCTTTACATATTCTTGATGTATTAAAACAAAACGGCATAAAAAACGCGACATTTTTTTTATCCGCTTCTTGGGCTGAACGTCATCCGAATATCGTTAAACGAATTAAAGAAGACGGCCATGAAATTGGCAGCATGGGGTATAACTTCGTCAATTATACAGAGCTGGAAAGCGCAAAAATACGTCAAGATCTTATGCAAGCCAAGAAAATATTTGACACACTTGGAATAAAAGAAATCACATTACTGCGGCCTCCAAGCGGCAACTTCAACAAAAATGTATTAAAAATTGCCGATTCACTCGGTTATACCGTCGTTCATTGGAGTGTCGATTCAAAAGATTGGCTTAACCCTGGAGTTAAGAAGATCGTTGAAAATGTCGTTAACGACATGGAAGCAGGAGATATCGTTTTGCTCCACGCGTCAGATTCCGCCAACCAAACAGCAAAAGCACTTCCCAAAATCATCGAAGCAATGAAAAAAAGCGGTTACCGCAATGTCAGCGTTTCGCAACTGATCGCTAACGGGGAGGCAAACAGCCAAGAAATAAACTAA
- a CDS encoding KinB-signaling pathway activation protein — MNSRKWVRLFLTTLAIGGITTAVIGVILNWGEYEKLFLRMDVLEFAAVLMWHIGVGFIFSIISQMGFFAYLTIHRFGLGVFRSASLWNSVQIVLILFVLFDLVYFRYQVFAAKGESVVGYILIALFILVAGLVVAYVKSAQTNRGAFIPALFFMVVVTVIEWFPALRINDKDWLYLMLFPLLICNAYQLLILHKLTGVAKS, encoded by the coding sequence GTGAACAGCCGGAAATGGGTGCGTTTATTTTTAACAACATTGGCGATTGGCGGTATAACGACAGCAGTGATCGGCGTTATACTTAACTGGGGGGAATATGAGAAGCTGTTTTTGCGAATGGACGTATTGGAATTCGCGGCGGTGTTAATGTGGCACATCGGTGTCGGATTTATTTTTAGCATCATAAGTCAAATGGGGTTTTTCGCTTATTTAACTATTCATCGCTTTGGGCTTGGAGTATTCCGCTCTGCCTCTCTTTGGAATTCAGTGCAGATTGTGTTGATTTTGTTTGTGCTTTTCGATTTAGTGTATTTCCGCTATCAAGTGTTTGCAGCGAAAGGAGAGTCTGTTGTTGGCTACATACTAATCGCTTTATTTATTTTGGTTGCTGGGCTTGTTGTTGCTTATGTTAAAAGCGCCCAAACGAATAGAGGAGCGTTTATACCGGCGCTGTTTTTTATGGTTGTCGTAACGGTGATCGAATGGTTTCCGGCATTGCGCATTAACGATAAAGATTGGCTTTATTTAATGTTATTTCCATTATTAATTTGCAACGCTTATCAGCTTCTTATACTGCATAAACTAACTGGTGTTGCAAAGTCATAA
- the gerD gene encoding spore germination lipoprotein GerD translates to MKKSTLLLLFSYFLILGSCAPQDISPPPPDYDQTKKMVVDILKTDEGKKAIQEIMADEKVKQQLVIEQAVVKETLQQVLTSEKGIKFWEKAMQDPKFAESFAKSLKTEQEKTIKALMKDPEYQGMMIDILKNPEMEKAMTDVLKSKQFRQHLQQVITETLNSPLFQAKIQDILVKSAENIQQETKKQNEDQDETNSNQ, encoded by the coding sequence ATGAAAAAAAGCACATTGCTCCTCTTATTTAGTTATTTCCTTATCCTTGGCTCTTGCGCCCCCCAAGATATTAGCCCGCCTCCCCCAGATTATGACCAAACGAAAAAAATGGTCGTCGATATTTTAAAAACGGATGAGGGGAAAAAGGCGATTCAGGAAATTATGGCGGATGAAAAGGTGAAACAGCAATTAGTCATCGAGCAAGCTGTTGTCAAAGAAACACTCCAACAAGTGCTGACATCAGAAAAAGGCATAAAATTTTGGGAAAAAGCGATGCAAGATCCAAAGTTTGCTGAAAGCTTTGCCAAAAGTTTGAAAACGGAGCAAGAAAAAACGATCAAAGCATTAATGAAAGACCCTGAATATCAAGGGATGATGATAGATATTTTAAAAAATCCAGAAATGGAAAAAGCAATGACGGATGTGTTAAAAAGCAAACAATTCCGCCAACACCTTCAACAAGTCATCACAGAAACGCTGAACAGTCCTTTGTTTCAAGCAAAAATTCAAGACATATTGGTCAAATCGGCTGAAAACATACAACAAGAGACAAAAAAGCAAAATGAAGATCAAGATGAAACAAACAGCAATCAGTAA
- a CDS encoding Mrp/NBP35 family ATP-binding protein translates to MLTESDVKGLLENIKDPFLNKTFKETNAIQEIKIKEDKKHVSVKIALAKTGTADQLRVQTTIVQLLKDAGAASVGLRFAQLPEEVVAKYQGEKAKTTYIAIASGKGGVGKSTISVNLAISLARLGKKVGLVDADIYGFSVPDMMGIVERPTVRGDKIIPVERFGVKVISMGFFVEDNAPVIWRGPMLGKMLNNFFKEVEWGDLDYLLLDLPPGTGDVALDVHTMLPSCKEIIVTTPHPTAAFVAARAGAMALRTEHEIIGVIENMSYFESKKTGEREYVFGKGGGEKLAKELQTELLGQLPLQQPDWNDSDFAPSVYAEDHPIGKIYMDIARKIVEKC, encoded by the coding sequence ATGCTAACCGAAAGCGATGTTAAAGGATTGCTGGAAAATATTAAAGATCCGTTTTTAAACAAAACGTTCAAAGAAACGAACGCGATTCAAGAAATTAAAATCAAGGAAGACAAAAAGCACGTTAGCGTCAAAATCGCATTAGCAAAGACAGGGACAGCCGATCAGCTTCGCGTGCAAACAACGATTGTTCAGCTGTTGAAAGATGCCGGTGCCGCTTCAGTCGGCTTGCGATTTGCCCAGCTTCCTGAAGAAGTAGTCGCAAAATATCAAGGGGAGAAGGCAAAAACGACGTACATTGCGATTGCCAGCGGAAAAGGCGGCGTTGGAAAATCGACGATTTCCGTGAATCTTGCCATTTCTCTCGCCCGGCTTGGAAAAAAAGTAGGACTGGTTGATGCCGATATTTATGGATTTAGTGTTCCTGATATGATGGGCATTGTCGAACGGCCAACCGTGCGCGGGGACAAAATTATTCCGGTTGAGCGCTTTGGTGTTAAAGTCATTTCCATGGGCTTTTTCGTCGAAGATAATGCCCCTGTTATTTGGCGCGGTCCAATGTTGGGGAAAATGTTAAACAACTTTTTCAAAGAAGTCGAATGGGGCGACTTAGATTACTTATTATTAGATTTGCCTCCGGGAACAGGTGACGTTGCGCTGGATGTGCACACGATGCTGCCGTCGTGCAAAGAAATCATTGTCACTACCCCGCATCCGACAGCAGCGTTTGTCGCGGCTCGCGCAGGGGCGATGGCGCTTCGCACGGAGCATGAAATCATTGGCGTCATTGAGAATATGTCGTATTTTGAGAGCAAAAAAACAGGAGAAAGAGAATACGTTTTCGGGAAAGGCGGCGGCGAAAAGCTTGCTAAAGAATTGCAAACAGAGCTTTTAGGGCAGTTGCCGCTTCAGCAGCCGGATTGGAATGATAGCGATTTCGCTCCTTCGGTTTATGCGGAAGATCATCCGATTGGCAAAATATATATGGACATTGCGCGGAAAATTGTGGAGAAGTGCTAA
- the cwlD gene encoding N-acetylmuramoyl-L-alanine amidase CwlD, which produces MKTKWLAALMSSIIVIVLFQYIFANTTSTKSWNLPLSGRIIVLDPGHGGPDGGAVGGDVVEEEVALKVAEKLRDYLQQQGALVLMTREMDSDLADKDTRGYRRRKVEDLRKRVALINESEADLFISIHLNAIPSPRWRGAQTFYYGSLLENERLAKFIQAELRRNLENTDRVAKRIDTVYLLKYAKKPGALVEVGFLSHPEERELLASDRYQTKLAAAVYKGVLRYFSNEKNPPE; this is translated from the coding sequence ATGAAAACAAAATGGTTGGCCGCTCTCATGAGTTCCATAATTGTTATTGTTCTTTTCCAATATATCTTTGCGAATACGACTTCAACCAAATCATGGAATCTTCCGCTCTCAGGAAGGATTATCGTTTTAGACCCTGGCCATGGCGGACCGGACGGAGGAGCAGTCGGCGGTGACGTTGTTGAAGAAGAAGTGGCGCTGAAAGTAGCGGAGAAATTGCGTGACTATTTGCAGCAGCAAGGTGCGCTCGTGTTGATGACAAGGGAGATGGATAGCGACCTTGCTGATAAAGACACGCGTGGTTACAGACGGCGAAAAGTAGAGGATTTGCGAAAGCGCGTCGCGTTGATTAATGAATCGGAGGCGGATTTATTTATTAGCATCCATCTTAATGCCATTCCTTCTCCGCGTTGGCGTGGAGCGCAAACATTTTATTACGGTTCGCTGTTAGAAAATGAGCGTCTTGCGAAGTTTATTCAAGCGGAACTGCGGCGCAATTTGGAAAATACGGATCGTGTTGCAAAACGGATTGATACGGTTTATTTGCTGAAGTATGCGAAAAAGCCAGGTGCGCTTGTCGAAGTTGGTTTTCTGTCTCATCCGGAAGAAAGGGAGCTGCTGGCTTCCGATCGTTATCAAACAAAGCTGGCTGCAGCGGTATACAAAGGCGTCTTGCGGTATTTTTCCAATGAAAAAAATCCTCCCGAATAG
- a CDS encoding YbaK family protein — MNVITSFKKKKQEKQMLYERKMLRELSLERLKTQAIEHFSPLYRIYRAFSSVIEEGCIDIAIEAYLLGANYSRFGYYGEPAEFVKRRCAQEEKYLIDALFDFLCFWGNIGDGLADESLYLACEHYIAYWWMEGFEKGKKRRRLKLH, encoded by the coding sequence ATGAATGTCATTACTTCATTTAAAAAAAAGAAACAGGAAAAACAAATGTTATATGAACGAAAAATGTTGCGTGAGTTGTCTCTCGAAAGGCTGAAAACGCAGGCAATAGAGCATTTTAGTCCGCTTTATCGCATATACCGCGCATTCTCCTCCGTCATTGAAGAAGGATGCATTGATATCGCGATCGAAGCATATTTGCTTGGGGCCAACTACAGCCGGTTTGGTTATTACGGAGAACCAGCGGAATTTGTTAAGCGGCGATGCGCCCAAGAAGAGAAATATTTGATTGATGCATTATTTGATTTTCTTTGCTTTTGGGGAAACATCGGCGACGGATTGGCGGATGAGTCGCTTTATTTGGCGTGTGAACACTATATTGCTTATTGGTGGATGGAAGGATTTGAAAAAGGAAAAAAGCGCCGCCGTCTTAAACTTCATTGA
- the rpsI gene encoding 30S ribosomal protein S9, with amino-acid sequence MAQVQYYGTGRRKTSVARVRLVPGDGRIVINDRDIRDYIPSEALIEIVKQPLVLTETLGNYDVLVNVKGGGFSGQAGAIRHGIARALLQVDPDYRPILKRAGLLTRDARVKERKKYGLKGARRAPQFSKR; translated from the coding sequence TTGGCACAAGTACAATACTATGGCACAGGTCGTCGTAAAACCTCTGTCGCGCGTGTACGTCTAGTTCCTGGTGACGGACGCATTGTGATTAACGATCGCGACATTCGTGATTATATTCCGTCAGAAGCATTGATCGAGATTGTAAAACAACCGCTAGTGTTAACGGAAACGTTGGGAAATTATGATGTATTAGTGAACGTTAAAGGCGGCGGATTCTCCGGTCAAGCAGGCGCGATTCGCCACGGAATCGCTCGCGCGTTATTGCAAGTAGATCCAGATTATCGCCCAATATTAAAACGCGCAGGCTTATTAACGCGCGATGCTCGTGTGAAAGAACGCAAAAAATACGGTCTCAAAGGTGCTCGTCGCGCGCCACAATTCTCGAAACGTTAA
- the rplM gene encoding 50S ribosomal protein L13: MRTTYMAKPNEVERKWYVVDAAGKTLGRLASEVAAILRGKHKPTFTPHVDCGDHVIIINAEKIELTGKKLTKKLYYRHSLHPGGLKVRTALEMRTNYPEQMLERAVRGMLPKGRLGRQMFKKLHVYRGSEHPHQAQKPEVYELRG; the protein is encoded by the coding sequence ATGCGCACAACTTACATGGCAAAGCCGAATGAAGTAGAACGTAAATGGTATGTTGTCGACGCTGCAGGCAAAACGTTAGGACGCCTTGCAAGCGAAGTAGCAGCCATTTTGCGCGGCAAACATAAACCAACATTCACGCCACATGTGGATTGCGGCGATCATGTCATCATTATCAATGCGGAAAAAATCGAACTGACCGGAAAAAAACTGACAAAGAAATTATATTACCGTCATAGCTTGCATCCAGGCGGATTAAAAGTGAGAACAGCATTAGAAATGCGCACAAATTATCCGGAACAAATGCTGGAAAGAGCGGTACGCGGAATGCTTCCAAAAGGTCGCTTAGGCCGCCAAATGTTTAAAAAATTGCACGTTTACCGCGGAAGCGAACATCCACATCAAGCACAAAAGCCTGAAGTTTATGAACTTCGCGGATAA
- the truA gene encoding tRNA pseudouridine(38-40) synthase TruA, with product MSKRIKCTLSYDGTHFFGYQIQPGKRTVQGELEQALEQIHKGKAIRVTASGRTDAGVHAYGQVIHFDTFLSLSPEQWKKALNALLPDDIVIKDAQEAAPSFHARFSATAKEYRYKVRIAQERDVFLRHYCYHYPYPLDMEAMGRALRLIEGTHDFTSFCSAKTDVDDRVRTIYKADMTVRDDLLEFRFIGNGFLYNMVRIIVGTILEVGQGKRSVDSISSALAAKDRRFAGKTAPPQGLYLWKVYYDN from the coding sequence ATGAGCAAACGGATAAAATGCACGCTTTCTTATGACGGCACACATTTTTTCGGTTACCAAATCCAGCCAGGCAAGCGAACGGTGCAAGGCGAGCTGGAACAAGCGCTGGAACAAATCCATAAAGGGAAGGCAATTCGCGTCACCGCTTCGGGAAGGACGGATGCGGGCGTTCATGCATACGGTCAGGTAATTCATTTTGATACGTTTTTATCACTTTCTCCGGAGCAATGGAAAAAAGCGTTAAACGCCTTGCTGCCTGACGATATCGTCATTAAAGATGCACAAGAAGCTGCCCCTTCATTTCATGCTCGTTTTAGCGCCACGGCGAAAGAATACCGCTATAAAGTGCGAATTGCCCAAGAACGTGACGTATTTTTGCGTCATTATTGCTATCATTACCCTTACCCGCTTGATATGGAAGCAATGGGGCGGGCATTGCGACTAATAGAGGGGACGCATGATTTTACGAGCTTTTGTTCGGCAAAGACGGATGTCGATGATCGTGTACGGACGATTTATAAAGCGGATATGACGGTGCGTGATGATTTGCTGGAATTTCGCTTTATTGGCAATGGGTTTTTATACAATATGGTGCGGATTATCGTCGGAACGATTTTGGAAGTCGGACAAGGAAAACGGAGCGTCGATAGCATTTCAAGCGCTTTGGCGGCAAAAGACCGCCGGTTTGCCGGGAAAACGGCTCCGCCTCAAGGATTGTATTTGTGGAAAGTATATTATGACAACTAA
- a CDS encoding energy-coupling factor transporter transmembrane component T family protein: MMNSMIIGKYVPGDSVIHRMDPRAKLLVIFLYVFIVFLANNSITYAVLSIFTFSLVALSRIPFSFVLKGLKPIIWIVAITFLLHIFMTKEGDVLYQIGSFSIYESGVKQGIFISLRFLLLIMITTLLTLTTTPIEVTDGVESLLGPLKKVHVPVHELALMMSISLRFIPTLMEETEKIIKAQTARGVDFTGGPFSERIKAIVSLLVPLFISSFKRAEELAIAMEARGYRGGEGRTKFRQLVWKWTDTAFLAAVLVLAVVLFILRS, from the coding sequence ATGATGAATAGCATGATTATCGGCAAATATGTACCCGGCGATTCCGTCATTCACCGCATGGACCCGCGCGCGAAGCTGCTCGTCATCTTTTTATACGTATTTATCGTTTTTTTGGCAAATAATAGCATCACGTATGCCGTTTTATCGATATTTACATTTAGTCTAGTAGCGTTATCGCGCATCCCGTTTTCCTTTGTGCTAAAAGGCTTGAAACCGATCATATGGATTGTCGCGATTACTTTCTTATTGCATATTTTCATGACGAAAGAAGGGGATGTGCTGTACCAGATCGGCTCATTTTCCATTTACGAAAGCGGCGTCAAACAAGGGATTTTTATTTCCCTGCGCTTTCTTCTGCTCATTATGATTACGACATTGTTAACATTGACAACGACGCCGATCGAAGTAACAGATGGTGTGGAAAGTTTGCTTGGACCGCTGAAAAAAGTTCACGTTCCCGTTCATGAGCTGGCGTTAATGATGTCTATTTCCCTTCGTTTTATTCCGACGTTAATGGAAGAGACGGAAAAAATTATAAAGGCGCAAACCGCTCGCGGCGTGGACTTTACAGGCGGGCCGTTTTCCGAGAGGATCAAGGCGATCGTCTCCTTGCTCGTTCCGTTGTTTATCAGTTCGTTTAAACGTGCCGAAGAATTGGCGATAGCGATGGAAGCACGCGGCTACCGCGGCGGCGAAGGACGAACGAAATTTCGCCAGCTTGTGTGGAAATGGACGGATACCGCGTTTTTAGCAGCGGTATTAGTTTTAGCGGTTGTTTTATTTATACTGCGTTCATAA
- a CDS encoding energy-coupling factor ABC transporter ATP-binding protein: MDIIFEKVEHVYNANSPFARRALYDVDIMIESGSYVAVIGHTGSGKSTLLQHLNGLLQPTSGIVKVGNQTITNKKRQRNLKPLRKKVGIVFQFPEHQLFEETVEKDICFGPMNFGIPEEEAKKKARELIKLVGLPEDVLAKSPFDLSGGQMRRVAIAGVLAMEPDVIVLDEPTAGLDPRGRKEIMEMFYRLHQEKRLTTVLVTHSMEDAAAYADYMIVMHKGTVWKTGTPQQIFQDSDALAEIGLHVPETVRLKQELEKKLGIAVPSPCLTIEETVDAIQKLFSKVSAHDE, from the coding sequence ATGGACATTATATTTGAAAAGGTAGAACATGTATATAATGCCAACTCACCGTTTGCCCGCCGAGCGTTATATGACGTGGACATCATGATTGAAAGCGGTTCTTACGTGGCGGTTATTGGGCATACTGGCTCAGGAAAATCAACGTTGCTCCAGCATTTAAACGGGCTGCTCCAGCCGACAAGCGGAATCGTGAAAGTAGGAAATCAAACGATCACAAACAAAAAGCGGCAACGGAACTTAAAGCCGCTTCGCAAAAAAGTTGGCATTGTCTTTCAATTTCCGGAACACCAACTATTTGAGGAAACGGTGGAGAAAGATATATGTTTCGGGCCAATGAATTTCGGCATCCCCGAAGAAGAAGCAAAAAAGAAGGCAAGGGAGCTGATTAAGCTAGTCGGGCTTCCGGAAGACGTGTTAGCCAAGTCTCCGTTTGATTTAAGCGGCGGGCAAATGCGCCGTGTTGCCATTGCCGGAGTGCTTGCGATGGAACCTGATGTGATTGTGCTGGACGAGCCGACGGCTGGCTTAGATCCGCGCGGGCGCAAAGAAATTATGGAAATGTTTTACCGCCTTCATCAAGAAAAACGGCTGACGACGGTGTTAGTGACCCATAGCATGGAAGACGCTGCCGCGTATGCAGATTATATGATCGTCATGCATAAAGGGACCGTATGGAAAACGGGAACGCCGCAGCAAATTTTCCAAGATAGCGATGCTTTAGCGGAAATTGGTCTCCATGTACCGGAGACAGTGCGGCTGAAACAAGAATTGGAAAAAAAATTAGGGATTGCCGTGCCGTCTCCGTGTCTGACGATCGAAGAGACTGTAGACGCTATTCAAAAATTGTTTTCCAAGGTGAGCGCCCATGATGAATAG
- a CDS encoding energy-coupling factor ABC transporter ATP-binding protein, with translation MEDTILSVEKLYFRYPNQSDYAVQNVTFQVKRGEWLAIVGHNGSGKSTIAKLLIGLLKPESGVIKLFHHVLDEQTVWEIRRRIGMVFQNPDNQFVGTTVEDDVAFALENNGIPRDEMVKRVHEAIRQVQMEEFLHHEPHHLSGGQKQRVAIAGILALRPDLIILDEATSMLDPKGRQEVLDTVRNLNKKQRITVLSITHDLEEVAKADRVIVMNKGEMMAEGTPKQIFALGTKLERIGLDLPFAVKVRERLKQRGIPLSSSYFTIEELVEELWTLYLKR, from the coding sequence ATGGAAGATACCATTTTATCAGTAGAAAAACTATATTTCCGTTATCCCAATCAATCGGATTATGCGGTGCAAAACGTTACTTTTCAAGTGAAGCGCGGGGAATGGCTGGCGATTGTCGGGCACAATGGGTCGGGAAAATCAACGATTGCGAAGTTATTGATCGGATTGCTAAAGCCGGAAAGCGGTGTGATTAAACTGTTTCACCATGTGCTCGATGAACAGACGGTCTGGGAAATCCGCCGCCGCATTGGCATGGTGTTTCAAAATCCCGATAACCAGTTTGTCGGAACGACGGTGGAAGATGACGTCGCTTTTGCTCTCGAAAACAATGGAATTCCCCGCGATGAAATGGTAAAAAGAGTGCATGAAGCGATTCGCCAAGTGCAGATGGAAGAGTTTTTGCATCATGAACCGCATCACCTTTCCGGCGGCCAAAAGCAGCGCGTCGCGATCGCGGGCATCCTCGCATTGCGGCCTGATCTCATCATTTTAGATGAGGCAACCTCGATGCTTGATCCGAAAGGAAGGCAGGAAGTATTAGATACGGTTCGCAATTTAAACAAAAAACAACGCATCACCGTGCTATCCATCACCCATGATTTAGAGGAAGTTGCCAAAGCCGACCGCGTTATTGTCATGAATAAAGGGGAGATGATGGCAGAAGGAACGCCGAAACAAATTTTTGCGCTTGGAACAAAACTAGAACGAATTGGTTTAGATTTGCCGTTTGCGGTAAAAGTAAGAGAACGGCTAAAGCAGCGCGGCATCCCGTTATCTTCAAGCTACTTCACGATAGAGGAGTTGGTGGAAGAATTATGGACATTATATTTGAAAAGGTAG
- the rplQ gene encoding 50S ribosomal protein L17 — MSYRKLGRTSAQRKALLRDLATDLIINERIETTEARAKELRSVVEKMITLGKRGDLHARRQAAAFIRKEVANNETGQDALQKLFSDIAPRYQDRQGGYTRIMKLGPRRGDGAPMVIIELV, encoded by the coding sequence ATGTCATATAGAAAATTAGGACGTACAAGCGCTCAGCGCAAGGCATTGCTTCGTGATTTAGCAACTGATTTAATCATTAATGAGCGTATTGAAACAACAGAGGCTCGTGCGAAAGAATTGCGTTCTGTTGTCGAAAAAATGATTACGCTTGGCAAACGCGGTGATTTGCATGCACGCCGCCAAGCTGCTGCATTTATCCGCAAAGAAGTAGCCAATAACGAAACAGGTCAAGACGCGCTGCAAAAGCTATTTAGCGATATTGCACCGCGTTATCAAGACCGCCAAGGCGGCTACACTCGCATTATGAAACTTGGCCCTCGTCGCGGCGATGGGGCACCAATGGTGATTATCGAATTAGTGTAA
- a CDS encoding DNA-directed RNA polymerase subunit alpha, producing MIEIEKPRIETVEISEDAKYGKFVVEPLERGYGTTLGNSLRRILLSSLPGAAVTSVQIDGVLHEFSTIDGVVEDVTAIILNIKKLALKIYSDEEKTLEIDAQGEGVVTAADITHDSDVEILNPDLHIATLAEGGRLRMRMTAKRGRGYVPAEANKREDQPIGVIPIDSIYTPVSRVAYQVENTRVGQVTDYDKLTIDVWTDGSIGPKEAIALGAKILTEHLNIFVSLTDEAQNAEIMVEKEEDQKEKVLEMTIEELDLSVRSYNCLKRAGINTVQELTQKTEEDMMKVRNLGRKSLEEVKAKLAELGLSLRKDD from the coding sequence ATGATTGAAATTGAAAAACCGAGAATTGAAACGGTTGAAATCAGCGAAGATGCCAAATATGGCAAATTCGTCGTCGAACCGCTTGAGCGTGGATATGGAACAACTTTGGGTAACTCCTTGCGTCGTATCCTATTATCTTCACTCCCTGGCGCTGCTGTGACATCGGTGCAAATAGATGGCGTGCTGCATGAGTTCTCAACAATTGATGGCGTCGTGGAAGATGTGACAGCGATCATTTTAAATATAAAAAAATTAGCATTGAAAATTTATTCGGACGAAGAAAAAACGCTGGAAATTGATGCACAGGGCGAAGGGGTTGTCACAGCTGCCGATATTACTCACGACAGCGATGTGGAAATTTTAAACCCAGACCTTCATATTGCTACGTTAGCAGAAGGCGGCCGCTTACGCATGAGAATGACGGCAAAACGAGGGCGTGGGTATGTTCCAGCTGAGGCCAACAAACGAGAAGATCAGCCAATAGGCGTTATCCCTATCGATTCGATTTACACACCTGTTTCACGCGTTGCCTATCAAGTGGAAAATACGCGTGTCGGTCAAGTGACGGACTATGATAAGTTAACGATAGATGTGTGGACAGATGGGAGCATTGGACCGAAAGAAGCGATTGCTCTCGGCGCAAAAATTTTAACGGAACACTTGAATATTTTCGTCAGCCTGACAGATGAAGCGCAAAATGCAGAAATCATGGTAGAAAAAGAGGAAGATCAAAAAGAAAAAGTGCTGGAAATGACGATCGAAGAACTTGATCTTTCTGTCCGTTCCTACAACTGTTTGAAACGCGCTGGCATTAACACCGTTCAGGAGCTTACGCAAAAAACGGAAGAAGATATGATGAAAGTGCGTAACCTCGGTCGCAAATCTCTCGAAGAAGTGAAAGCAAAACTTGCGGAACTCGGTCTCAGTTTGCGCAAAGATGACTAG
- the rpsK gene encoding 30S ribosomal protein S11 yields MARKTNTRKRRVRKNIETGIAHIRSTFNNTIVTITDVHGNTIAWSSAGALGFKGSRKSTPFAAQMAAEAAAKASMEHGMKTVEVNVKGPGAGREAAIRALQAAGLEITAIKDVTPIPHNGCRPPKRRRV; encoded by the coding sequence ATGGCACGTAAAACAAATACACGCAAACGCCGTGTAAGAAAAAATATTGAGACTGGTATCGCGCATATCCGTTCCACATTCAACAATACGATCGTAACGATTACCGACGTTCATGGTAACACGATTGCTTGGTCCAGCGCTGGAGCATTAGGTTTTAAAGGCTCTCGTAAATCGACGCCATTTGCAGCACAAATGGCAGCAGAAGCGGCCGCAAAAGCGTCTATGGAACATGGAATGAAAACGGTAGAGGTGAACGTGAAAGGCCCTGGTGCTGGTCGTGAGGCAGCGATTCGCGCGTTGCAAGCAGCTGGGTTGGAAATAACAGCAATTAAAGACGTAACTCCTATCCCGCATAATGGATGCCGTCCGCCAAAACGTCGTCGTGTGTAA